The window TCTACGAAGATGACCCGGTACTCTTGCGGGAGCGCTTCTTGCTCAGAGCAGGAGAGCATGCAGATCGCCACGGGCAAGGACCCCCACCATACCTTGCGCATTACCAACCCCCTTTGTTTATCGGCTGCTGCAATCTGGAATTCCTGGCTCCTGTTTGGCCTCGATATCGCGTATGTCTCGCAGGACGCGTGGGTCATCCAGGTCTGGGAAGATCTACATGTCTCATGAGTCTCTGGGTTGCCATTGCCGGTTCGGGTCTTCTTGCGCGTCTTGCCCAAGGCCTTCGTTCAATTCGCCCAGGCGATGCATGAGGACATCGTCCATGCGCGTTCGTTCTTTTTCGCTCAGGCACTCTGCTTCCCAGACCTCGAGGCTTGAAGGGCCGCGTCGAATTGTGCGTGCCGAGCCTTTTCGCGGGCTGTGGCAGATAAAGAACAGGAGTCTGGCAACCCAGAAAATGAGCGGCAGTACAATAAGAGACACTACAGCCGCGCCAAACACCATCGCTTTGGTGTCCACTGAAAGGGTTGTGCGGGGGAGAAGGATGATTGGCAGTGCGAAAAGGACTACATTTAAGGTGGTGAAGTACAGCGCCCAGAAGAATACGCTGCGGCTGTCGAATTGCCGGGGGTATCTCCAGGCGAAGAAGATGTGGAGCGCTACTGCAATGATAAAGAAGAATCCGGCGATGTAGAGGGCGATAGGCGGTGACGGCGGGTATAGTTCGTTCACCCACCCCGGGGTGCTGGTATCAACGAAATGGTCCAGGAAGATCTGCATGCCCAGAAAGAAGCCCGCGAACAGATAGAATAGCCGGCAATACTTTTGAAACCAGTAGCGGTCTTCGTAGCTAAGCTTGCCCACCTCAACACGCCTCCCTCTCTTAGTCTATACCACTATCCGCGGTTTTCATTCATCTTTTCGGAGCGACTCGCGCGGCCGGCGCGTGACGATGATGCGCCGCGCCACGAGAGGGTGACGTGTGAGGGGGCGCGGTCCGCTATTCCATCAGTTCCATCGAACCGAGGATATTGAGGTTGAGGCTGAGCAGGGACTCGCCCCCGATGCCGGAGTCGGCGCCGAGAAGGTCTTCCACACCGGCCGCGGACCCGCCAAGAAGAGCGTCCGGATTGGTCAGTAAGCCTCCGAGCAATCCTGACAAGTTGCCGAGCATCTGCGCGAAATCCATGCGCAGGTTGAGGTCCATATCCGCCAACACAAGCTGTCCGTCGGTGGTATCGAAATGGATACGGTTCTCGCCCGAAAGCTCGAACACGGGCATCTGGATGCCCAGTACTTCTCCCAAGGCGCTTTCCGGAACATTGACGGCGCCGCCGGTCTGCTCGGAGATGAACTGCTGCTCGATGACGCCGCACAGCCGGCCCTTTATTTGCTCGTATCCCACGAAGGTGTTGACAATCCGGGCGGAGGCCGGCGTACCAAAGCCGGGGACGGGCAACGCGATATGGCTTTCCCATTGTTGGCCCTGCACCACCTTCCCTCTGGGAAACTCGAGGGTCGAAAAGTTGGGCACGGCGGCCAGCATCGCACCGATATTCTGCGAGTTGGACAGTCTGAGCACTTGCCCGTTCGGCGCGACCACCATGTCGACGGGTTCCTGGAGGAATTCGAGCTGCGGGATGCCCTTGGTCGAGCCCACTCCCTGCTGCGTGTCCACGGGCGTCTTGTCGCCGCGGGACACACGCGCGTCGTTCGGGGTGACCTCCATCGAAAACGGCTCATCCATGAAATTGCCCTGCAACGAGCTCTTGTCGAAGGTCATGCGGAGAAGTGCATTGCCCGCCTGGTCCACATCGCGGGTTTGAAGGCTCATCGTGCTCTCGAAATCCATCAACACGCCCGAATCAGTAAGCGCTTCGACGCCTTTACCGCTGATTTTCGAGGCAACGCGGTACTTCAGGTTGTCGTCCCGGGCAAATTTGAATGCAAACGGCCCGTCAGCCACACCTTGGTATTGCTCGGAAGGCGCCAGCGGCCAGATAGGGGCATCGGTCACGATGGACTGGGACGCGGTCGGTCCGGCGGCTTCGCGCGGGCCCGCGCCGTGCTGATGGCGGCCGATTGCATGACCCATCACGGGACGGTCGGGCGTTTGCGCGGGACTGCTCTCGAGACGGCGCGGGGAAATAGAGATTTCGTAGCGGGTGGCAAACCAGAACCCGAGGCCGAGCCCCACTGCGAGCAGAATTGCGCCCGCAATGACCATGGATAGGGCGACAACAACGGCGCGGCCGCGCCCGGATTCAGGATCTTTGGGATGCGCCTCGCTCATGTCACCATTATACCATGCCGCTGCCCGCGCCGATTCGGAGGGCGCTGCCCGCCGATACTGGAAATCAGGCGCCGCGCAGCTCGTCCAGCAAGCTGGCCATGAGTTCCTTGACGGTGAGGATCTCGTGCACGCGGGACACGTTCTGTCCCGCGAACACCAGCCCGCCCTCCATATCCCCGTCGTAGGCATTGAGAAGCGCGTATGCGATGCAATACCGCGAGTCGTAGATCTTGCAGGTGCTCAGGCATTTGTAGGGGCAGTTGATCGGGATGGGTTCGCCGCTATCCAAGCGCTCGAGAAACCGGTTCCTGATCGCGCGCCCCGGAATACCCACCGGACTCTTGATGATGACGATGTCGTCTTCCGTCGCATCCAGATAGGCCTGCTTGAACGCATCGGACACGCCGCACTCCTTCGTGCAGACGAAGCGTGTCGCCATCTGGACGCCCGCCGCCCCCAGCGAAAGCATCCGGGCGATATCCGCGCCCGTGTAAATGCCTCCCGCGGCAATGACCGGGATTTTCACTCCAAACGCGTCCTCGAACGGCTTGAGGGCTTCGATGACTTCAGGCACGAGCCGTTCGAGGGAGAAATCCTCGGCGTGGGCGAGTTCTTCCTCCGAGAATCCGAGATGTCCGCCGGCAAGCGGGCCCTCGAGCACGACCGCCTGGGCGGTGCGGCCATACCGCTTTTGCCAGGTGCGCAGGATCAGCGTCGCGGCGCGGCCCGAACTGACGATCGGCACGAGGTTGACGGTGGTGTCCTCGACCATGGCGGGCAGCTTGAGCGGCAACCCGGCCCCCACCACGATCATCTTGATGCCTTCCTTCACGCAGGAGCGTATCAGGGTTTCCGCGTTGCTCAACACGCTCATGACGTTGACCGCGATGTGGCCGTTGGTGGCGCTCTTGGCTTTACGGATTTCCTCGGCGATGGCTTCGCCGCTGACGGCCTCGTAGTCCTCGCGGGTGGTGCGGATGTCGCCGATGCCGACGCTTGCGATGGTGCCGATGCCGCCCTCGTTGGCGACGGCGGCCGCCAGCGACGACAACGACACCTTGACCCCCATGCCCCCCTGAACGATGGGCACGTCGGCCGTGATGGTACCTATCTGAAGTTTTGGGATTTCCACGCTATTCTCCGCAGCGTTTTACGATCAGACACGCGTTACCGCCGCCAAATCCGAACGCGTTGCACATAGCCGCGTCGAATTCGGCCTCCTGGGCCTGATTGGGCACGTAATCCAGGGGGCACTCGGGGTCGGGTTCCTCGTAGTTGATGGTAGGATGAATCTTGCCCGTATACAGGCACATGACGGTAGCCACGAACTCCGCGGCGCCGGCCGCCGCCATCAGATGGCCAATCATGGACTTCGTGGCGCTGATTTTCACTTTGCGGGCCTGTTCGCCGAACACGCGCTGAATGGCGAGGGTCTCGGTGCGGTCGTTCAAGACGGTGGAGGTGCCGTGGGCATTAATGTACCCGACGCGTTCCGGGCCAAGCCCGGCATCCGCGAGGGCCGCCTGCATGACACGGATCATTCCATCGCCATCGGGCTCCGGCGCGGTGATGTGGTAAGCGTCGGCCGTGTTGCCGTATCCCGCCAGTTCCGCGTAGATCCGGGCCCCTCTGCGCCGGGCGTGTTCCAGTTCTTCGAGAACCGCCAGCCCTACGCCTTCGCCCATCACAAAGCCGTCGCGATTCTTGTCAAAGGGCCGGCTGGCGTGCTGGGGCT of the Candidatus Hydrogenedentota bacterium genome contains:
- a CDS encoding nitronate monooxygenase family protein; protein product: MEIPKLQIGTITADVPIVQGGMGVKVSLSSLAAAVANEGGIGTIASVGIGDIRTTREDYEAVSGEAIAEEIRKAKSATNGHIAVNVMSVLSNAETLIRSCVKEGIKMIVVGAGLPLKLPAMVEDTTVNLVPIVSSGRAATLILRTWQKRYGRTAQAVVLEGPLAGGHLGFSEEELAHAEDFSLERLVPEVIEALKPFEDAFGVKIPVIAAGGIYTGADIARMLSLGAAGVQMATRFVCTKECGVSDAFKQAYLDATEDDIVIIKSPVGIPGRAIRNRFLERLDSGEPIPINCPYKCLSTCKIYDSRYCIAYALLNAYDGDMEGGLVFAGQNVSRVHEILTVKELMASLLDELRGA